The following are encoded together in the Anaerostipes caccae L1-92 genome:
- the pfkA gene encoding 6-phosphofructokinase, translated as MGTPKVRTIGVLTSGGDAPAMNAATRAVVRVGLERGLNVKGIRKGYNGLLNEDIIDLTSRHTADSISRGGTILFTARCDEFKTPEGQKRGAEVCREQGIDGLVVIGGDGSFQGAQRLAELGINTIGIPGTIDLDIACTEYTIGFDTAVNTAMEAIDKIRDTSTSHERCSIVEVMGRGAGYIALWCGMATGAEDILIPESFDGNMPKLEQQIIEHLLRNRALGKTHHMIINAEGVGHSYGMAKRIEAATGIETRATILGHMQRGGSPTAKDRVYASMMGAYAVDLLCAGKSNRIVGYQNGKFMDIDMDEGLAMEKHVDDYQLQIAHLLGK; from the coding sequence ATGGGAACACCGAAAGTAAGAACAATTGGAGTACTGACCAGCGGAGGAGATGCACCGGCTATGAATGCTGCCACCAGAGCAGTCGTAAGGGTCGGCCTGGAGCGCGGTTTAAATGTAAAAGGTATTAGAAAAGGTTATAATGGGTTATTGAATGAAGATATCATCGATCTGACTTCAAGACATACTGCAGACAGTATTTCACGGGGAGGCACAATTTTATTTACCGCCCGCTGTGATGAGTTTAAGACACCGGAAGGACAGAAGAGGGGCGCAGAAGTGTGCCGGGAACAGGGGATCGACGGACTGGTAGTTATCGGAGGAGACGGTTCTTTCCAGGGAGCCCAGAGGCTTGCGGAACTTGGAATCAACACCATTGGAATTCCGGGAACCATCGATCTGGACATTGCATGTACCGAGTATACAATCGGTTTTGATACGGCAGTCAACACAGCCATGGAAGCGATCGATAAGATCAGAGATACATCTACATCCCACGAGCGTTGCAGCATTGTCGAGGTTATGGGACGGGGTGCCGGATATATCGCACTGTGGTGCGGAATGGCAACAGGAGCAGAGGATATCCTGATTCCTGAAAGTTTTGACGGCAATATGCCGAAGCTGGAACAGCAGATCATTGAACACCTGCTCAGGAACAGAGCTTTAGGAAAGACACATCACATGATCATTAATGCAGAAGGTGTCGGACACTCCTACGGTATGGCCAAGAGAATTGAGGCGGCTACAGGAATCGAGACAAGAGCTACTATTTTAGGACATATGCAGCGAGGCGGAAGCCCGACAGCCAAAGACAGGGTATATGCTTCTATGATGGGAGCTTATGCGGTGGATCTCTTATGTGCAGGAAAGAGCAACCGCATCGTCGGATACCAGAACGGCAAGTTCATGGACATCGATATGGACGAGGGACTGGCAATGGAAAAGCATGTGGATGATTATCAATTACAGATTGCCCATTTACTTGGAAAATAA
- a CDS encoding TrkH family potassium uptake protein has translation MKKIKPVHIILFGFLFVILIGSVLLTLPISSKSGEATPYINALFTSTTSVCVTGLVVETTMTYWSTFGQLVILVLIQLGGLGVITFTTGMFLFLKKKLTMKNRMLIQESFSLNTMSGLIELVRKILKGTFIIEGIGAALFATQFIPEFGVRYGIWASVFNSVSAFCNAGIDIIQTDSLRSYITNPAVNFTVMGLIVLGGLGFIVWRDLLRVFRGLIHREFPLKRAFGKLKLHSKIVLSTTVILIFIGTVFIFIFEFANTKTIGNLSLGNKLMASMFQSVTVRTAGFETVPQAALTEGSSLISMILMFIGGSPVGTAGGVKTVTFVVLVYCVLVTVKQEGAIHIFKRTIPMTVIPKALTIICVNLIVLLSSILVVLVSDSASFMDTCYECVSALGTVGLSKGLTPDLSVIGRLAIIITMYLGRVGPVSLAVGFAVRGKKKVLATYPEEDIILG, from the coding sequence ATGAAAAAGATTAAGCCGGTCCATATTATTTTGTTTGGATTCTTATTTGTCATACTGATTGGGTCTGTGCTGCTGACATTGCCGATTTCGTCAAAAAGCGGCGAAGCCACGCCGTATATTAACGCACTTTTTACATCGACAACGTCAGTCTGTGTAACCGGACTGGTGGTTGAGACGACGATGACTTACTGGAGCACCTTCGGCCAGCTTGTGATCCTTGTGCTGATACAGCTGGGCGGACTGGGCGTGATTACATTTACCACAGGAATGTTCCTGTTTCTGAAAAAAAAGCTGACAATGAAAAACAGGATGCTGATTCAGGAGTCCTTCAGCTTGAATACAATGTCCGGCCTTATTGAGCTGGTGAGGAAGATTTTAAAAGGTACTTTTATTATAGAGGGAATCGGTGCGGCGCTGTTTGCAACCCAGTTTATCCCTGAGTTCGGTGTGAGATACGGCATCTGGGCATCTGTGTTTAATTCTGTATCCGCATTCTGCAATGCGGGCATCGATATTATACAGACCGACAGTCTGAGAAGCTATATTACGAATCCGGCTGTGAATTTTACGGTCATGGGACTGATCGTGCTGGGCGGGCTTGGTTTTATTGTGTGGAGAGACCTGCTCAGGGTCTTCCGCGGATTAATTCACAGGGAGTTTCCGTTAAAAAGAGCTTTTGGGAAATTGAAGCTGCACTCTAAAATCGTGCTGTCTACTACGGTCATCTTAATTTTTATTGGTACAGTCTTCATTTTTATCTTTGAATTTGCAAATACTAAAACCATAGGCAATCTGTCACTTGGCAATAAACTGATGGCATCCATGTTCCAGTCTGTCACGGTGAGGACCGCAGGATTTGAGACAGTGCCTCAGGCTGCACTGACAGAAGGATCTTCACTGATCTCTATGATCCTAATGTTTATCGGAGGATCGCCGGTGGGAACGGCCGGAGGAGTAAAGACTGTGACGTTTGTTGTGTTAGTATACTGTGTGCTTGTGACAGTGAAGCAGGAGGGTGCGATTCATATATTTAAAAGAACGATACCGATGACAGTCATACCGAAAGCACTGACCATTATCTGTGTCAATTTGATTGTACTGCTGTCTTCTATTTTGGTCGTACTGGTATCCGATTCAGCCTCCTTTATGGATACATGCTATGAGTGTGTCTCTGCGCTGGGCACTGTGGGTCTGAGCAAAGGTCTGACCCCGGACTTGAGTGTGATCGGGAGGCTGGCGATCATCATCACCATGTATCTTGGCAGAGTCGGGCCGGTGTCTCTGGCAGTCGGTTTCGCAGTCCGCGGAAAAAAGAAAGTATTGGCAACATATCCGGAAGAAGATATAATTTTAGGATAA